The following nucleotide sequence is from Candidatus Planktophila sp..
CGCTTGAAATCAATCCATGTATCGATGAGATCCTTAGTAAATACTCCACCTTTGAGCAAGAACTCGTGGTCGCGCTCTAAATTATTGAGCACTTCATCGAGTGAACCTGGTACCTGTGGAATTGCCGCAGCCTCTTCGCCAGTTAACTCGTAGAGATCTTTATCAACTGGGGCAGGTGGTTCTATTTTGTTAATGATTCCATCAAGACCGGCCATGAGCATTGCAGCAAATGCTAAATAAGGATTCGATGATGGATCTGGGCAACGGAATTCAATGCGCTTGGCCTTTGGGTTAGATCCTGTAATTGGAATGCGGATACAGGCCGAGCGGTTACGGGCTGAGTAAACAAGATTAACTGGTGCTTCATAGCCTGGAACTAAGCGGCGATATGAGTTAACCGTTGGATTAGTGAAGGCAAGAAGTGATGGTGCATGTTTGAGCAGACCGCCGATGTAGTGACGAGCCATCTCGGATAAGTCACCGTAGCCATCTCCAAAGAACAGCGGAACGCCTTCTTTCCAGAGTGATTGGTGAACGTGCATACCTGAGCCATTGTCTCCGAAGAGTGGTTTAGGCATGAAGGTTGCAGTTTTTCCGCCCTGCCACGCTGTATTGCGCACGACGTATTTGAATTTCATAATGTCATCGCCGGCATGCAAAATATCGGTGAAGCGATAGTTGATCTCCATCTGACCTGCAGTTCCAACTTCATGGTGAGAGCGCTCAACTAGTAAACCAACTTTGCCGAGCTGCATAACCATCTCATCGCGAAGATCTGCGAATTGATCCGTTGGAGATACTGGGAAATATCCGCCTTTAACACGTGTGCGATATCCGCGATTAGGAGTGCCGTCTGCATCCTCTTTTATTCCGGTATTCCATGCACCTTCATAGGAATCAATCTCATGGTAGGCAGTGTTGATATCGGTTTTAAAGCGAACAC
It contains:
- the glnA gene encoding type I glutamate--ammonia ligase yields the protein MFKNSEEIFAYIKKEDIKLVDVRFTDLPGIQHHFNVPVESFDQAVFTDGLMFDGSSIRGFQSIHESDMKLLPVPESAYLDPYRKEKTLIILFSVHNPSDNSLYSRDPRGVVAKAVDFMRDQGIADTAFFAPEAEFYVFDRVRFKTDINTAYHEIDSYEGAWNTGIKEDADGTPNRGYRTRVKGGYFPVSPTDQFADLRDEMVMQLGKVGLLVERSHHEVGTAGQMEINYRFTDILHAGDDIMKFKYVVRNTAWQGGKTATFMPKPLFGDNGSGMHVHQSLWKEGVPLFFGDGYGDLSEMARHYIGGLLKHAPSLLAFTNPTVNSYRRLVPGYEAPVNLVYSARNRSACIRIPITGSNPKAKRIEFRCPDPSSNPYLAFAAMLMAGLDGIINKIEPPAPVDKDLYELTGEEAAAIPQVPGSLDEVLNNLERDHEFLLKGGVFTKDLIDTWIDFKR